Proteins found in one Ovis aries strain OAR_USU_Benz2616 breed Rambouillet chromosome 19, ARS-UI_Ramb_v3.0, whole genome shotgun sequence genomic segment:
- the MST1 gene encoding hepatocyte growth factor-like protein isoform X1, with protein sequence MGLWWVTVQPPARRMGWLPLLLLLIRFSGAPGQRSPLNDFQVLRGTELQHLLHSGGPRPWQEDVANAEECAGRCGPLLDCRAFHYNLSSHGCQLLPWTQHSPHTRLQRSGRCDLFQKKNYVRTCIVDTGVEYRGTVAITVGGLPCQHWSQRFPNDHKFTPTLRNGLEENFCRNPDRDPGGPWCYTTDPAVRFQSCGIKSCQEAACLWCNGEDYRGSVDSTESGRECQRWDLQHPHPHPFEPSKFLDKNLDDNYCRNPDGSERPWCYTTDPQMEREFCDLPRCARDRVSAPAPAPTGHGPSKGSRHSRTRKPRRSTASAGKAKATGAQPTPPPRACPASVGMHSSHISIALRRKSMRARTFGRTSVETPTDRRRPGASHRGLACAWPSVTRSGAAPTTCGPRTATMARGNCTAALLARPERASGVRTGRLRRHTSRSSSTLLPHTRPWRKTSAGTQMGIVTGPGATPRTRVLHSTTVPCGAVMMTNSRPSWRLHVLFDKCGKRVTRVDPLRSKLRVVGGQPGNSPWTVSLRNRQGQHFCGGSLVKEQWVLTARQCFSSCHTSLVGYEVWLGTLFQDPQPGEPDLQRIPMAKMVCGPSGSQLVLLKLERPVILNQRVALICLPPERYVVPPGTRCEIAGWGETKGTGDDTVLNIALLNVISNQECNVKHRGRVRESEMCTAGLLAPVGACEGDYGGPLACFTHDCWVLQGIIIPNRVCARPRWPAIFMRVSVFVDWIHKVMRLG encoded by the exons ATGGGGCTGTGGTGGGTCACAGTGCAGCCTCCAGCCAGGAGGATGGGGTGGCTGCCACTCCTGCTGCTTCTGATACGGTTCTCAGGGGCCCCTG GGCAGCGCTCGCCCTTGAATGACTTCCAGGTGCTTCGAGGTACGGAGCTGCAACACCTGCTACATTCAGGGGGGCCCAGGCCTTGGCAAGAAGATGTGGCAAATGCTGAGGAGTGTGCAGGCCGCTGTGGGCCCCTCCTGGACTGCAG GGCCTTCCACTACAACTTGAGCAGCCATGGTTGCCAGTTGCTGCCATGGACCCAGCACTCACCTCATACACGACTGCAGCGTTCCGGGCGCTGTGACCTCTTCCAAAAGAAAA ACTATGTTCGCACCTGCATCGTGGACACCGGGGTCGAGTACCGGGGCACTGTGGCCATCACCGTGGGTGGCCTACCCTGCCAGCACTGGAGCCAGAGGTTTCCCAATGACCACAA GTTCACACCCACACTCCGGAACGGCTTGGAGGAAAACTTCTGCCGCAACCCGGACAGGGACCCGGGAGGTCCCTGGTGCTATACAACCGACCCTGCCGTGCGCTTCCAGAGCTGCGGCATAAAGTCCTGCCAGGAGG CCGCTTGCCTTTGGTGCAATGGTGAGGATTACCGCGGCTCAGTGGACAGCACCGAGTCAGGACGCGAATGTCAACGCTGGGACCTGCAGCACCCGCACCCACACCCCTTCGAGCCGAGCAA GTTTCTGGACAAAAATCTGGACGACAACTATTGCCGGAATCCGGACGGCTCGGAGCGGCCCTGGTGCTACACCACAGACCCGCAGATGGAGAGAGAGTTCTGCGACCTCCCCCGCTGCG CCCGCGACCGGGTCTCAGCTCCGGCTCCGGCCCCGACCGGCCACGGTCCATCCAAGGGTTCGAGGCACAGCCGAACCAGGAAGCCACGACGCTCAACTGCTTCCGCGGGAAAGGCGAAGGCTACCGGGGCACAGCCAACACCACCGCCGCGGGCGTGCCCTGCCAGCGTTGGGATGCACAGCTCCCACATCAGCATCGCTTTGCGCCGGAAAAGTATGCGTGCAA GGACCTTCGGGAGAACTTCTGTCGAAACCCCGACGGATCGGAGGCGCCCTGGTGCTTCACATCGCGGCCTGGCATGCGCATGGCCTTCTGTTACCAGATCCGGCGCTGCACCGACGACGTGCGGCCCGAGG ACTGCTACCATGGCGCGGGGGAACTGTACCGCGGCTCTGTTAGCAAGACCCGAAAGGGCATCCGGTGTCAGAACTGGTCGGCTGAGACGCCACACAAGCCGCA GTTCAAGCACACTTCTGCCCCACACGCGCCCCTGGAGGAAAACTTCTGCCGGAACCCAGATGGGGATAGTCACGGGCCCTGGTGCTACACCACGGACCCGGGTACTCCATTCGACTACTGTGCCCTGCGGCGCTGTG ATGATGACCAACAGCCGTCCATCCTGGAGACTGCAC GTGCTGTTTGATAAATGTGGCAAAAGAGTGACGCGAGTGGACCCATTGCGCTCCAAGCTGCGTGTGGTCGGGGGCCAGCCTGGGAACTCACCCTGGACAGTCAGCTTGCGCAACCG GCAGGGCCAGCACTTCTGCGGAGGCTCCCTAGTGAAGGAGCAGTGGGTTCTGACTGCCCGGCAGTGTTTCTCCTCCTG CCATACATCTCTCGTGGGCTATGAGGTGTGGCTGGGCACCCTGTTCCAGGACCCACAGCCCGGGGAGCCAGACCTGCAGCGCATCCCAATGGCCAAGATGGTCTGCGGGCCCTCTGGTTCCCAGCTTGTTCTGCTCAAGTTGGAGAG ACCCGTGATCCTGAACCAGCGTGTGGCCCTGATCTGCCTGCCCCCTGAGCGGTATGTGGTGCCTCCAGGCACCAGGTGTGAGATTGCAGGCTGGGGTGAGACCAAAG GTACAGGGGACGACACAGTCCTGAACATAGCCCTCCTGAATGTCATCTCCAACCAGGAATGTAATGTCAAGCATCGAGGACGCGTACGGGAGAGTGAGATGTGCACTGCAGGACTGCTGGCCCCTGTGGGAGCCTGTGAG GGTGACTACGGGGGCCCACTTGCCTGCTTTACTCATGACTGCTGGGTCCTGCAGGGAATTATAATCCCCAACCGAGTGTGTGCACGGCCCCGCTGGCCAGCCATCTTCATGCGTGTCTCTGTGTTTGTGGACTGGATTCACAAGGTCATGAGGCTGGGCTAG
- the MST1 gene encoding hepatocyte growth factor-like protein isoform X3: protein MGLWWVTVQPPARRMGWLPLLLLLIRFSGAPGQRSPLNDFQVLRGTELQHLLHSGGPRPWQEDVANAEECAGRCGPLLDCRAFHYNLSSHGCQLLPWTQHSPHTRLQRSGRCDLFQKKNYVRTCIVDTGVEYRGTVAITVGGLPCQHWSQRFPNDHKFTPTLRNGLEENFCRNPDRDPGGPWCYTTDPAVRFQSCGIKSCQEAACLWCNGEDYRGSVDSTESGRECQRWDLQHPHPHPFEPSKFLDKNLDDNYCRNPDGSERPWCYTTDPQMEREFCDLPRCARDRVSAPAPAPTGHGPSKGSRHSRTRKPRRSTASAGKAKATGAQPTPPPRACPASVGMHSSHISIALRRKSMRASSSTLLPHTRPWRKTSAGTQMGIVTGPGATPRTRVLHSTTVPCGAVMMTNSRPSWRLHVLFDKCGKRVTRVDPLRSKLRVVGGQPGNSPWTVSLRNRQGQHFCGGSLVKEQWVLTARQCFSSCHTSLVGYEVWLGTLFQDPQPGEPDLQRIPMAKMVCGPSGSQLVLLKLERPVILNQRVALICLPPERYVVPPGTRCEIAGWGETKGTGDDTVLNIALLNVISNQECNVKHRGRVRESEMCTAGLLAPVGACEGDYGGPLACFTHDCWVLQGIIIPNRVCARPRWPAIFMRVSVFVDWIHKVMRLG from the exons ATGGGGCTGTGGTGGGTCACAGTGCAGCCTCCAGCCAGGAGGATGGGGTGGCTGCCACTCCTGCTGCTTCTGATACGGTTCTCAGGGGCCCCTG GGCAGCGCTCGCCCTTGAATGACTTCCAGGTGCTTCGAGGTACGGAGCTGCAACACCTGCTACATTCAGGGGGGCCCAGGCCTTGGCAAGAAGATGTGGCAAATGCTGAGGAGTGTGCAGGCCGCTGTGGGCCCCTCCTGGACTGCAG GGCCTTCCACTACAACTTGAGCAGCCATGGTTGCCAGTTGCTGCCATGGACCCAGCACTCACCTCATACACGACTGCAGCGTTCCGGGCGCTGTGACCTCTTCCAAAAGAAAA ACTATGTTCGCACCTGCATCGTGGACACCGGGGTCGAGTACCGGGGCACTGTGGCCATCACCGTGGGTGGCCTACCCTGCCAGCACTGGAGCCAGAGGTTTCCCAATGACCACAA GTTCACACCCACACTCCGGAACGGCTTGGAGGAAAACTTCTGCCGCAACCCGGACAGGGACCCGGGAGGTCCCTGGTGCTATACAACCGACCCTGCCGTGCGCTTCCAGAGCTGCGGCATAAAGTCCTGCCAGGAGG CCGCTTGCCTTTGGTGCAATGGTGAGGATTACCGCGGCTCAGTGGACAGCACCGAGTCAGGACGCGAATGTCAACGCTGGGACCTGCAGCACCCGCACCCACACCCCTTCGAGCCGAGCAA GTTTCTGGACAAAAATCTGGACGACAACTATTGCCGGAATCCGGACGGCTCGGAGCGGCCCTGGTGCTACACCACAGACCCGCAGATGGAGAGAGAGTTCTGCGACCTCCCCCGCTGCG CCCGCGACCGGGTCTCAGCTCCGGCTCCGGCCCCGACCGGCCACGGTCCATCCAAGGGTTCGAGGCACAGCCGAACCAGGAAGCCACGACGCTCAACTGCTTCCGCGGGAAAGGCGAAGGCTACCGGGGCACAGCCAACACCACCGCCGCGGGCGTGCCCTGCCAGCGTTGGGATGCACAGCTCCCACATCAGCATCGCTTTGCGCCGGAAAAGTATGCGTGCAA GTTCAAGCACACTTCTGCCCCACACGCGCCCCTGGAGGAAAACTTCTGCCGGAACCCAGATGGGGATAGTCACGGGCCCTGGTGCTACACCACGGACCCGGGTACTCCATTCGACTACTGTGCCCTGCGGCGCTGTG ATGATGACCAACAGCCGTCCATCCTGGAGACTGCAC GTGCTGTTTGATAAATGTGGCAAAAGAGTGACGCGAGTGGACCCATTGCGCTCCAAGCTGCGTGTGGTCGGGGGCCAGCCTGGGAACTCACCCTGGACAGTCAGCTTGCGCAACCG GCAGGGCCAGCACTTCTGCGGAGGCTCCCTAGTGAAGGAGCAGTGGGTTCTGACTGCCCGGCAGTGTTTCTCCTCCTG CCATACATCTCTCGTGGGCTATGAGGTGTGGCTGGGCACCCTGTTCCAGGACCCACAGCCCGGGGAGCCAGACCTGCAGCGCATCCCAATGGCCAAGATGGTCTGCGGGCCCTCTGGTTCCCAGCTTGTTCTGCTCAAGTTGGAGAG ACCCGTGATCCTGAACCAGCGTGTGGCCCTGATCTGCCTGCCCCCTGAGCGGTATGTGGTGCCTCCAGGCACCAGGTGTGAGATTGCAGGCTGGGGTGAGACCAAAG GTACAGGGGACGACACAGTCCTGAACATAGCCCTCCTGAATGTCATCTCCAACCAGGAATGTAATGTCAAGCATCGAGGACGCGTACGGGAGAGTGAGATGTGCACTGCAGGACTGCTGGCCCCTGTGGGAGCCTGTGAG GGTGACTACGGGGGCCCACTTGCCTGCTTTACTCATGACTGCTGGGTCCTGCAGGGAATTATAATCCCCAACCGAGTGTGTGCACGGCCCCGCTGGCCAGCCATCTTCATGCGTGTCTCTGTGTTTGTGGACTGGATTCACAAGGTCATGAGGCTGGGCTAG
- the MST1 gene encoding hepatocyte growth factor-like protein isoform X2, translating into MGLWWVTVQPPARRMGWLPLLLLLIRFSGAPGQRSPLNDFQVLRGTELQHLLHSGGPRPWQEDVANAEECAGRCGPLLDCRAFHYNLSSHGCQLLPWTQHSPHTRLQRSGRCDLFQKKNYVRTCIVDTGVEYRGTVAITVGGLPCQHWSQRFPNDHKFTPTLRNGLEENFCRNPDRDPGGPWCYTTDPAVRFQSCGIKSCQEAACLWCNGEDYRGSVDSTESGRECQRWDLQHPHPHPFEPSKFLDKNLDDNYCRNPDGSERPWCYTTDPQMEREFCDLPRCGFEAQPNQEATTLNCFRGKGEGYRGTANTTAAGVPCQRWDAQLPHQHRFAPEKYACKDLRENFCRNPDGSEAPWCFTSRPGMRMAFCYQIRRCTDDVRPEDCYHGAGELYRGSVSKTRKGIRCQNWSAETPHKPQFKHTSAPHAPLEENFCRNPDGDSHGPWCYTTDPGTPFDYCALRRCDDDQQPSILETAHQVLFDKCGKRVTRVDPLRSKLRVVGGQPGNSPWTVSLRNRQGQHFCGGSLVKEQWVLTARQCFSSCHTSLVGYEVWLGTLFQDPQPGEPDLQRIPMAKMVCGPSGSQLVLLKLERPVILNQRVALICLPPERYVVPPGTRCEIAGWGETKGTGDDTVLNIALLNVISNQECNVKHRGRVRESEMCTAGLLAPVGACEGDYGGPLACFTHDCWVLQGIIIPNRVCARPRWPAIFMRVSVFVDWIHKVMRLG; encoded by the exons ATGGGGCTGTGGTGGGTCACAGTGCAGCCTCCAGCCAGGAGGATGGGGTGGCTGCCACTCCTGCTGCTTCTGATACGGTTCTCAGGGGCCCCTG GGCAGCGCTCGCCCTTGAATGACTTCCAGGTGCTTCGAGGTACGGAGCTGCAACACCTGCTACATTCAGGGGGGCCCAGGCCTTGGCAAGAAGATGTGGCAAATGCTGAGGAGTGTGCAGGCCGCTGTGGGCCCCTCCTGGACTGCAG GGCCTTCCACTACAACTTGAGCAGCCATGGTTGCCAGTTGCTGCCATGGACCCAGCACTCACCTCATACACGACTGCAGCGTTCCGGGCGCTGTGACCTCTTCCAAAAGAAAA ACTATGTTCGCACCTGCATCGTGGACACCGGGGTCGAGTACCGGGGCACTGTGGCCATCACCGTGGGTGGCCTACCCTGCCAGCACTGGAGCCAGAGGTTTCCCAATGACCACAA GTTCACACCCACACTCCGGAACGGCTTGGAGGAAAACTTCTGCCGCAACCCGGACAGGGACCCGGGAGGTCCCTGGTGCTATACAACCGACCCTGCCGTGCGCTTCCAGAGCTGCGGCATAAAGTCCTGCCAGGAGG CCGCTTGCCTTTGGTGCAATGGTGAGGATTACCGCGGCTCAGTGGACAGCACCGAGTCAGGACGCGAATGTCAACGCTGGGACCTGCAGCACCCGCACCCACACCCCTTCGAGCCGAGCAA GTTTCTGGACAAAAATCTGGACGACAACTATTGCCGGAATCCGGACGGCTCGGAGCGGCCCTGGTGCTACACCACAGACCCGCAGATGGAGAGAGAGTTCTGCGACCTCCCCCGCTGCG GGTTCGAGGCACAGCCGAACCAGGAAGCCACGACGCTCAACTGCTTCCGCGGGAAAGGCGAAGGCTACCGGGGCACAGCCAACACCACCGCCGCGGGCGTGCCCTGCCAGCGTTGGGATGCACAGCTCCCACATCAGCATCGCTTTGCGCCGGAAAAGTATGCGTGCAA GGACCTTCGGGAGAACTTCTGTCGAAACCCCGACGGATCGGAGGCGCCCTGGTGCTTCACATCGCGGCCTGGCATGCGCATGGCCTTCTGTTACCAGATCCGGCGCTGCACCGACGACGTGCGGCCCGAGG ACTGCTACCATGGCGCGGGGGAACTGTACCGCGGCTCTGTTAGCAAGACCCGAAAGGGCATCCGGTGTCAGAACTGGTCGGCTGAGACGCCACACAAGCCGCA GTTCAAGCACACTTCTGCCCCACACGCGCCCCTGGAGGAAAACTTCTGCCGGAACCCAGATGGGGATAGTCACGGGCCCTGGTGCTACACCACGGACCCGGGTACTCCATTCGACTACTGTGCCCTGCGGCGCTGTG ATGATGACCAACAGCCGTCCATCCTGGAGACTGCAC ACCAGGTGCTGTTTGATAAATGTGGCAAAAGAGTGACGCGAGTGGACCCATTGCGCTCCAAGCTGCGTGTGGTCGGGGGCCAGCCTGGGAACTCACCCTGGACAGTCAGCTTGCGCAACCG GCAGGGCCAGCACTTCTGCGGAGGCTCCCTAGTGAAGGAGCAGTGGGTTCTGACTGCCCGGCAGTGTTTCTCCTCCTG CCATACATCTCTCGTGGGCTATGAGGTGTGGCTGGGCACCCTGTTCCAGGACCCACAGCCCGGGGAGCCAGACCTGCAGCGCATCCCAATGGCCAAGATGGTCTGCGGGCCCTCTGGTTCCCAGCTTGTTCTGCTCAAGTTGGAGAG ACCCGTGATCCTGAACCAGCGTGTGGCCCTGATCTGCCTGCCCCCTGAGCGGTATGTGGTGCCTCCAGGCACCAGGTGTGAGATTGCAGGCTGGGGTGAGACCAAAG GTACAGGGGACGACACAGTCCTGAACATAGCCCTCCTGAATGTCATCTCCAACCAGGAATGTAATGTCAAGCATCGAGGACGCGTACGGGAGAGTGAGATGTGCACTGCAGGACTGCTGGCCCCTGTGGGAGCCTGTGAG GGTGACTACGGGGGCCCACTTGCCTGCTTTACTCATGACTGCTGGGTCCTGCAGGGAATTATAATCCCCAACCGAGTGTGTGCACGGCCCCGCTGGCCAGCCATCTTCATGCGTGTCTCTGTGTTTGTGGACTGGATTCACAAGGTCATGAGGCTGGGCTAG
- the MST1 gene encoding hepatocyte growth factor-like protein isoform X4 has protein sequence MGLWWVTVQPPARRMGWLPLLLLLIRFSGAPGQRSPLNDFQVLRGTELQHLLHSGGPRPWQEDVANAEECAGRCGPLLDCRAFHYNLSSHGCQLLPWTQHSPHTRLQRSGRCDLFQKKNYVRTCIVDTGVEYRGTVAITVGGLPCQHWSQRFPNDHKFTPTLRNGLEENFCRNPDRDPGGPWCYTTDPAVRFQSCGIKSCQEAACLWCNGEDYRGSVDSTESGRECQRWDLQHPHPHPFEPSKFLDKNLDDNYCRNPDGSERPWCYTTDPQMEREFCDLPRCGFEAQPNQEATTLNCFRGKGEGYRGTANTTAAGVPCQRWDAQLPHQHRFAPEKYACKFKHTSAPHAPLEENFCRNPDGDSHGPWCYTTDPGTPFDYCALRRCDDDQQPSILETAHQVLFDKCGKRVTRVDPLRSKLRVVGGQPGNSPWTVSLRNRQGQHFCGGSLVKEQWVLTARQCFSSCHTSLVGYEVWLGTLFQDPQPGEPDLQRIPMAKMVCGPSGSQLVLLKLERPVILNQRVALICLPPERYVVPPGTRCEIAGWGETKGTGDDTVLNIALLNVISNQECNVKHRGRVRESEMCTAGLLAPVGACEGDYGGPLACFTHDCWVLQGIIIPNRVCARPRWPAIFMRVSVFVDWIHKVMRLG, from the exons ATGGGGCTGTGGTGGGTCACAGTGCAGCCTCCAGCCAGGAGGATGGGGTGGCTGCCACTCCTGCTGCTTCTGATACGGTTCTCAGGGGCCCCTG GGCAGCGCTCGCCCTTGAATGACTTCCAGGTGCTTCGAGGTACGGAGCTGCAACACCTGCTACATTCAGGGGGGCCCAGGCCTTGGCAAGAAGATGTGGCAAATGCTGAGGAGTGTGCAGGCCGCTGTGGGCCCCTCCTGGACTGCAG GGCCTTCCACTACAACTTGAGCAGCCATGGTTGCCAGTTGCTGCCATGGACCCAGCACTCACCTCATACACGACTGCAGCGTTCCGGGCGCTGTGACCTCTTCCAAAAGAAAA ACTATGTTCGCACCTGCATCGTGGACACCGGGGTCGAGTACCGGGGCACTGTGGCCATCACCGTGGGTGGCCTACCCTGCCAGCACTGGAGCCAGAGGTTTCCCAATGACCACAA GTTCACACCCACACTCCGGAACGGCTTGGAGGAAAACTTCTGCCGCAACCCGGACAGGGACCCGGGAGGTCCCTGGTGCTATACAACCGACCCTGCCGTGCGCTTCCAGAGCTGCGGCATAAAGTCCTGCCAGGAGG CCGCTTGCCTTTGGTGCAATGGTGAGGATTACCGCGGCTCAGTGGACAGCACCGAGTCAGGACGCGAATGTCAACGCTGGGACCTGCAGCACCCGCACCCACACCCCTTCGAGCCGAGCAA GTTTCTGGACAAAAATCTGGACGACAACTATTGCCGGAATCCGGACGGCTCGGAGCGGCCCTGGTGCTACACCACAGACCCGCAGATGGAGAGAGAGTTCTGCGACCTCCCCCGCTGCG GGTTCGAGGCACAGCCGAACCAGGAAGCCACGACGCTCAACTGCTTCCGCGGGAAAGGCGAAGGCTACCGGGGCACAGCCAACACCACCGCCGCGGGCGTGCCCTGCCAGCGTTGGGATGCACAGCTCCCACATCAGCATCGCTTTGCGCCGGAAAAGTATGCGTGCAA GTTCAAGCACACTTCTGCCCCACACGCGCCCCTGGAGGAAAACTTCTGCCGGAACCCAGATGGGGATAGTCACGGGCCCTGGTGCTACACCACGGACCCGGGTACTCCATTCGACTACTGTGCCCTGCGGCGCTGTG ATGATGACCAACAGCCGTCCATCCTGGAGACTGCAC ACCAGGTGCTGTTTGATAAATGTGGCAAAAGAGTGACGCGAGTGGACCCATTGCGCTCCAAGCTGCGTGTGGTCGGGGGCCAGCCTGGGAACTCACCCTGGACAGTCAGCTTGCGCAACCG GCAGGGCCAGCACTTCTGCGGAGGCTCCCTAGTGAAGGAGCAGTGGGTTCTGACTGCCCGGCAGTGTTTCTCCTCCTG CCATACATCTCTCGTGGGCTATGAGGTGTGGCTGGGCACCCTGTTCCAGGACCCACAGCCCGGGGAGCCAGACCTGCAGCGCATCCCAATGGCCAAGATGGTCTGCGGGCCCTCTGGTTCCCAGCTTGTTCTGCTCAAGTTGGAGAG ACCCGTGATCCTGAACCAGCGTGTGGCCCTGATCTGCCTGCCCCCTGAGCGGTATGTGGTGCCTCCAGGCACCAGGTGTGAGATTGCAGGCTGGGGTGAGACCAAAG GTACAGGGGACGACACAGTCCTGAACATAGCCCTCCTGAATGTCATCTCCAACCAGGAATGTAATGTCAAGCATCGAGGACGCGTACGGGAGAGTGAGATGTGCACTGCAGGACTGCTGGCCCCTGTGGGAGCCTGTGAG GGTGACTACGGGGGCCCACTTGCCTGCTTTACTCATGACTGCTGGGTCCTGCAGGGAATTATAATCCCCAACCGAGTGTGTGCACGGCCCCGCTGGCCAGCCATCTTCATGCGTGTCTCTGTGTTTGTGGACTGGATTCACAAGGTCATGAGGCTGGGCTAG
- the MST1 gene encoding hepatocyte growth factor-like protein isoform X5, giving the protein MGLWWVTVQPPARRMGWLPLLLLLIRFSGAPGQRSPLNDFQVLRGTELQHLLHSGGPRPWQEDVANAEECAGRCGPLLDCRAFHYNLSSHGCQLLPWTQHSPHTRLQRSGRCDLFQKKNYVRTCIVDTGVEYRGTVAITVGGLPCQHWSQRFPNDHKFTPTLRNGLEENFCRNPDRDPGGPWCYTTDPAVRFQSCGIKSCQEAACLWCNGEDYRGSVDSTESGRECQRWDLQHPHPHPFEPSFWTKIWTTTIAGIRTARSGPGATPQTRRWRESSATSPAAVQRFEAQPNQEATTLNCFRGKGEGYRGTANTTAAGVPCQRWDAQLPHQHRFAPEKYACKDLRENFCRNPDGSEAPWCFTSRPGMRMAFCYQIRRCTDDVRPEDCYHGAGELYRGSVSKTRKGIRCQNWSAETPHKPQFKHTSAPHAPLEENFCRNPDGDSHGPWCYTTDPGTPFDYCALRRCDDDQQPSILETAHQVLFDKCGKRVTRVDPLRSKLRVVGGQPGNSPWTVSLRNRQGQHFCGGSLVKEQWVLTARQCFSSCHTSLVGYEVWLGTLFQDPQPGEPDLQRIPMAKMVCGPSGSQLVLLKLERPVILNQRVALICLPPERYVVPPGTRCEIAGWGETKGTGDDTVLNIALLNVISNQECNVKHRGRVRESEMCTAGLLAPVGACEGDYGGPLACFTHDCWVLQGIIIPNRVCARPRWPAIFMRVSVFVDWIHKVMRLG; this is encoded by the exons ATGGGGCTGTGGTGGGTCACAGTGCAGCCTCCAGCCAGGAGGATGGGGTGGCTGCCACTCCTGCTGCTTCTGATACGGTTCTCAGGGGCCCCTG GGCAGCGCTCGCCCTTGAATGACTTCCAGGTGCTTCGAGGTACGGAGCTGCAACACCTGCTACATTCAGGGGGGCCCAGGCCTTGGCAAGAAGATGTGGCAAATGCTGAGGAGTGTGCAGGCCGCTGTGGGCCCCTCCTGGACTGCAG GGCCTTCCACTACAACTTGAGCAGCCATGGTTGCCAGTTGCTGCCATGGACCCAGCACTCACCTCATACACGACTGCAGCGTTCCGGGCGCTGTGACCTCTTCCAAAAGAAAA ACTATGTTCGCACCTGCATCGTGGACACCGGGGTCGAGTACCGGGGCACTGTGGCCATCACCGTGGGTGGCCTACCCTGCCAGCACTGGAGCCAGAGGTTTCCCAATGACCACAA GTTCACACCCACACTCCGGAACGGCTTGGAGGAAAACTTCTGCCGCAACCCGGACAGGGACCCGGGAGGTCCCTGGTGCTATACAACCGACCCTGCCGTGCGCTTCCAGAGCTGCGGCATAAAGTCCTGCCAGGAGG CCGCTTGCCTTTGGTGCAATGGTGAGGATTACCGCGGCTCAGTGGACAGCACCGAGTCAGGACGCGAATGTCAACGCTGGGACCTGCAGCACCCGCACCCACACCCCTTCGAGCCGA GTTTCTGGACAAAAATCTGGACGACAACTATTGCCGGAATCCGGACGGCTCGGAGCGGCCCTGGTGCTACACCACAGACCCGCAGATGGAGAGAGAGTTCTGCGACCTCCCCCGCTGCGGTACAGC GGTTCGAGGCACAGCCGAACCAGGAAGCCACGACGCTCAACTGCTTCCGCGGGAAAGGCGAAGGCTACCGGGGCACAGCCAACACCACCGCCGCGGGCGTGCCCTGCCAGCGTTGGGATGCACAGCTCCCACATCAGCATCGCTTTGCGCCGGAAAAGTATGCGTGCAA GGACCTTCGGGAGAACTTCTGTCGAAACCCCGACGGATCGGAGGCGCCCTGGTGCTTCACATCGCGGCCTGGCATGCGCATGGCCTTCTGTTACCAGATCCGGCGCTGCACCGACGACGTGCGGCCCGAGG ACTGCTACCATGGCGCGGGGGAACTGTACCGCGGCTCTGTTAGCAAGACCCGAAAGGGCATCCGGTGTCAGAACTGGTCGGCTGAGACGCCACACAAGCCGCA GTTCAAGCACACTTCTGCCCCACACGCGCCCCTGGAGGAAAACTTCTGCCGGAACCCAGATGGGGATAGTCACGGGCCCTGGTGCTACACCACGGACCCGGGTACTCCATTCGACTACTGTGCCCTGCGGCGCTGTG ATGATGACCAACAGCCGTCCATCCTGGAGACTGCAC ACCAGGTGCTGTTTGATAAATGTGGCAAAAGAGTGACGCGAGTGGACCCATTGCGCTCCAAGCTGCGTGTGGTCGGGGGCCAGCCTGGGAACTCACCCTGGACAGTCAGCTTGCGCAACCG GCAGGGCCAGCACTTCTGCGGAGGCTCCCTAGTGAAGGAGCAGTGGGTTCTGACTGCCCGGCAGTGTTTCTCCTCCTG CCATACATCTCTCGTGGGCTATGAGGTGTGGCTGGGCACCCTGTTCCAGGACCCACAGCCCGGGGAGCCAGACCTGCAGCGCATCCCAATGGCCAAGATGGTCTGCGGGCCCTCTGGTTCCCAGCTTGTTCTGCTCAAGTTGGAGAG ACCCGTGATCCTGAACCAGCGTGTGGCCCTGATCTGCCTGCCCCCTGAGCGGTATGTGGTGCCTCCAGGCACCAGGTGTGAGATTGCAGGCTGGGGTGAGACCAAAG GTACAGGGGACGACACAGTCCTGAACATAGCCCTCCTGAATGTCATCTCCAACCAGGAATGTAATGTCAAGCATCGAGGACGCGTACGGGAGAGTGAGATGTGCACTGCAGGACTGCTGGCCCCTGTGGGAGCCTGTGAG GGTGACTACGGGGGCCCACTTGCCTGCTTTACTCATGACTGCTGGGTCCTGCAGGGAATTATAATCCCCAACCGAGTGTGTGCACGGCCCCGCTGGCCAGCCATCTTCATGCGTGTCTCTGTGTTTGTGGACTGGATTCACAAGGTCATGAGGCTGGGCTAG